One Alligator mississippiensis isolate rAllMis1 chromosome 1, rAllMis1, whole genome shotgun sequence genomic window carries:
- the LOC102570742 gene encoding zinc finger protein 271 has product MDLICCLQQGQGELGGCAGQEPGEISHQEDLAAGGAWLPSQAEQQPPGKGPANLEPPQACPGSRGEMDALRPEEDRWPQSEGRAPEQTEVAAVDQVAALAGPESGEGPEAMKSPECKDEFVELSELESHKARLQWRESPRPNQGSGEGLGGKQELTAKSQGKAQFYHKYKKTFTCPSLLTLRTIRQTGKKPHVCVKCGKSFPCRSTLTAHRKVHCGAPTHRFTQRGKSLVCSPELVKQQPVQNEQLRYLCVPCGKTFSHFSSLAQHRRVHLERKTHRCTKCRKSFASQQDLSQHQCVQSRQQPRNCTVCGKSFKHPSDLARHRPLHTREKPHQCSVCGKRFPYSCNLTRHKRMHPGKKPYQCTVCGKSFTCSSEMVRHKLWHTREKPHQCTVCKKSFSHSSILARHRCLQTGEKPHQCSVCGKGFTRSFNLARHWRLHTGEMPHQCTVCGKSFTRSSNLARHWCLHTGEKPHQCSVCGKSFKHSSNLGRHRRLHTGEKPHQCSVCGKSFKNSSNLGRHRRLHTGEKPHQCSVCGKSFTRSSSLGRHRRLHSGEKPHQCSVCKKSFKHSSSLAKHRCLQSGEKPHQCSVCKKSFRHSSSLAKHGYLHSGEKPYRCSVCGKSFIRSFNLARHRCLHTVEKAHQCSLCGKSFIRPSSLARHRCLRTAEKPYDCSVCGKSFIRFSNLARHKFLHTAEEPHQCTVCGKSFICSSNLARHRCVHTAEKPHQCSVCGKSFIRSSNLARHKCVLTVEKPHQCSVCGKSFIRSSNLARHKCLHTQEKPHQCSECGKRFKQAVHLAKHQRIHTGEKPSVPSV; this is encoded by the exons ATGGACTTAATTTGCTGTCTCCAGCAAGGCCAGGGAGAGctcgggggctgtgctgggcaggagccaggggaaaTCTCACATCAGGAGGACCTGGCTGCAG gaggtgcctggctgccttcccaagctgagcagcagcctcctgggaaagggccTGCAAACCTGGAACCCCCACAGGCTTGCCCAGGGAGTCGGGGTGAGATGGACGCCCTGAGACCTGAGGAGGACCGATGGCCCCAGAGTGAGGGGAGGGCCCCAGAGCAGACGGAGGTTGCAGCAGTGGACCAGGTAGCGGCTCTAGCTGGGCCTGAGAGTGGAGAAGGGCCAGAAGCCATGAAGAGCCCCGAGTGCAAGGACGAATTTGTGGAGCTGAGTGAGCTGGAGAGCCACAAGGCCAGGTTGCAGTGGAGAGAGAGCCCGCGTCCGAaccaaggcagtggggagggcctTGGGGGGAAACAGGAGCTCACTGCCAAGTCTCAGGGGAAAGCTCAGTTCTACCACAAGTACAAGAAAACCTTtacctgcccctcactcctgactttgCGCACTATAAGGCAGACTGGCAAGAAGCCCCACGTGTGCGttaagtgtgggaagagcttcccctGCCGCTCGACCCTGACTGCTCACCGCAAGGTGCATTGTGGAGCGCCCACCCACCGCTTCACCCAGcgtgggaagagcctggtgtgcagcccagagctggtcaAGCAGCAACCTGTGCAGAACGAGCAGCTTCGGTACCTCTGCGTCCCGTGTGGTAAGACCTTCAGCCATTtctcctccctggctcagcaccgGCGCGTCCATTTGGAGAGGAAAACACACCGCTGCACCAAGTGCAGGAAGAGCTTTGCCAGCCagcaagacctgtcccagcaccagtgtgtgcagaGCCGGCAGCAGCCACGCAACTGCACcgtgtgtggaaagagcttcaagCATCCCTCCGACCTGGCCAGACACAGGCCCttgcacacaagggagaagccacatcagtgctcggtgTGTGGGAAGAGATTTCCATACTCCTGTAACCTGACCAGACACAAGCGCATGCACCCAGGAAAGAAACCATAtcagtgcactgtgtgtgggaAAAGCTTTACCTGTTCCTCCGAAATGGTCAGGCACAAGCTCtggcacacaagggagaagcctCATCAGTGCACTGTGTGTAAGAAGAGCTTCAGTCACTCTTCCatcctggccaggcacaggtgtttgcagacaggggagaagccacatcagtgctctgtgtgtggaaaAGGCTTTACACGCTCCTTCAACCTGGCCAGGCACTGGCGCTTGCACACAGGAGAGATGCCACAtcagtgcactgtgtgtgggaaaagctttacacgctcctccaacctggccaggcactggtgcttgcacacaggagagaagccacatcagtgctctgtgtgtgggaagagcttcaagcACTCCTCCAACCTGGGCAGGCACAGGCGcttgcacacaggggagaagccacatcagtgctctgtgtgtgggaagagcttcaagaACTCCTCCAACCTGGGCAGGCACAGGCGcttgcacacaggggagaagccacatcagtgctctgtgtgtgggaaaagCTTTACACGCTCCTCCAGCCTGGGCAGGCACAGGCGCTTGCActcaggagagaagccacatcagtgctctgtgtgtaaGAAGAGCTTCAAgcactcctccagcctggccaagcACAGGTGCTTGCAgtcaggagagaagccacatcagtgctctgtgtgtaaGAAGAGCTTTAGgcactcctccagcctggccaagcACGGGTACTTGCactcaggggagaagccatatcgcTGCTCTGTATGTGGAAAAAGCTTTATACGCTCCTTcaacctggccaggcacaggtgctTGCACACAGTGGAGAAGGCACATCAGTGCTCTttgtgtgggaaaagcttcatacgcccctccagcctggccaggcacaggtgctTGCGTACCGCTGAGAAGCCATAtgactgctctgtgtgtgggaaaagCTTTATACGCTTCTCCAATTTGGCCAGGCACAAGTTCTTGCACACGGCAGAGGAGCCACAtcagtgcactgtgtgtgggaAAAGCTTTATCTGTTCCTccaacctggccaggcacaggtgcgTGCACACAgcggagaagccacatcagtgctctgtatGTGGGAAAAGCTTTATACGCTCCTCCAACCTGGCCAGGCACAAGTGCGTGCTCACAgtggagaagccacatcagtgctcggtgTGTGGGAAAAGCTTTATACGCTCTTCCAACCTGGCCAGGCACAAGTGCTTGCACACACAGGaaaaaccacatcagtgctctgaatgtgggaagagATTCAAGCAAGCTGTCCACTTGGCaaagcaccagcgtatccacacgggggagaagccatcGGTGCCCTCTGTGTGA